CAGGGGGTTGTCCCGCAGCTGCGGGATAGCCCCGAAATCTGATTTTGCCGACGGCAGGTCGTTCCCCCGTCGGCAATTTTCGTTTCAGCCCCTCCTTGTTCGAAATCACCATAGGCATGCAAACAACCGCAAACAAACCGCGGAATAGTATACGGATTGTAGCATACGCAATCGGATGCGGTTTAGGCATACACCCGGGGGGGTATGTCCCCCCAAGGGGCCTTTCCCATTGCCAATATGCGCGGCGTATATTCCCCCTATACAAGGCTTTCGGGGATGAATGGAGTTCAGCAGACCAGAGACCATGCGCTAGAATCCCGTTTTACGCATGCTGGTAGCATTGTAGTGACAACCACGAGCAAAACTCACCTGGATCTATACCTGGGATATGCCTAGATGGAGATGTGTCTGTGATTGGTACTTTTTAAGGATTAAAAATGGAATGTGTTATAGCCGAAGTGATGCTGGAATTAAAGGCCTAAAAATGAATGAATTTTTCAACGAGATTCGCCTACCCCGAATCCCCTTTGAGGGGGTAGGGATCATGCAGGGTCAGTTTAACAGAAACCTTCCAGCACAGATCCACGGGCTTGCCGGCCGGTTCCCGGTCGTCGATAGCCAGGCTTCGTCGTGAGCTCAGCCGAACGGTAGTGGATCTGGCCCGACTCCAGGCAAAGAGCGGTATACTCCAGGAGGTAGTCTTTGATCTGGTTGAAGTACGCCTCGGCCAGGAGAGGAGTCAGATTAAAATCCTCGGTGATCCGGCCGATGATAGCGTTCTTGACCGATTTGGACTTTAACCTTTCAGCAAGTTGGCTTTCCATGATACCTCCAGTATGGTGTCGGTCAATTTACCAACCTCATGCCTAGGTATCATTTGATACTAACTAAAATTAGGGTAGAGGCGCTACAATCACCACATTTCCGAATACGCCGGATACGGGTTTTCATTTCACAACGGGATTCCGTAAATCCGTAGAGCAGATGCTTAGCCTAACTTACTTATGATCCCCATCACGTAATTGACGGGGAACTATTGTATAGCCACGTTATTAGTTAAACTAAACATAGACACTTCTAATTGTTCCCTCTCAACCTCGATAGTGGGAGATGGTCAGTGCCAAGGGCAGTATTTGCATGCCCAAAACTATGTTCTCCTAAAGACCAATTCCCCCTGGCCCCGCGTAGATCTTCATATCCTAAAACATCAGTCAAGCCAAGATTCACTACTTCCAACAGGTCATGGCAGAGATGTCATTGATGAGACGTGTATTATCTATAGCCGCGATTGGGATATTGCTGCTGGCCGGGTCTTTACCCGCCCAGGAAAAGCAGACCCTGGCCGTCCTTGAGTTCGAAGGGTTTGGCCTGTCTGAATCCGAAGTCCAGGCCCTCACGAACCGACTGCGCACCAACACAACTCAGCTGGGTGTATACCGCGTGATCGAGCGGGGCTTGATGCTTCAGATCCTTCAGAAGCAGGATTTCCAACTGACGGGCTGTACGTCAAATGAATGTGCGGTTGAGATCGGGCAGCTGCTTGGGGCGCAGCTCGTGCTGGCCGGCTCCATCGGCAAAGTAGGAAATACCTGGACGGTCGAGATGCGAATCGTGGATGTGGAGAGCAGAGCGGTTATCGAAACGGCTTCCTATGGTACCCAGGGTTCGATTGATCTGGTCCTGACCGAAGGGATGAGCGCTGCGGCGAGGAAAATATGTAGGGTGACAACACCGGAAGTGACGACCGGTCCCACATTAAGGCCAGCGATTGTCGATGTAATGAGTGATCCGCCTGGAGCCATTCTTTTCGTCAATGACCTAGACAAAGGCCCCACTCCTGTGACCCAACTGGAACTTAACCCGGGTGCGGCTCACACAGTCACAGTCCGATTAGATCGTTATCATGCACTTGATACGACCCTTATCCTGGAAGTTGGCGAGCGATCGCAGCTGAATCTTCAACTAAAACCGATCATGGGATGGCTGGCTCTCAATGGCGATGCCGGATCACATGTAAGGCTGGATGGCAAGATCGCGGGGAAGACGCCCATGGACAGGATCCCGCTACAAATGGGTTCCTACCAGCTCAGAATCACCAAGCCCGAGTATTACTCTTACAAGGACACTGCGACGATTCTCAGTGACCACGAAACCGCTCTTAACTATACTTTGAA
The sequence above is drawn from the Candidatus Neomarinimicrobiota bacterium genome and encodes:
- a CDS encoding PEGA domain-containing protein, translating into MRRVLSIAAIGILLLAGSLPAQEKQTLAVLEFEGFGLSESEVQALTNRLRTNTTQLGVYRVIERGLMLQILQKQDFQLTGCTSNECAVEIGQLLGAQLVLAGSIGKVGNTWTVEMRIVDVESRAVIETASYGTQGSIDLVLTEGMSAAARKICRVTTPEVTTGPTLRPAIVDVMSDPPGAILFVNDLDKGPTPVTQLELNPGAAHTVTVRLDRYHALDTTLILEVGERSQLNLQLKPIMGWLALNGDAGSHVRLDGKIAGKTPMDRIPLQMGSYQLRITKPEYYSYKDTATILSDHETALNYTLKRKPKGPAVALSVVMPGGGQLYHGYRKGVIYLGAAMGIGYWGYTTHRDFLDHYDTYQERLDDYNRETNVEIALEKMEAVQESFDSMKQAEKGRNIYLSMLGGVWIINIVDIAF